A portion of the Enterobacter sp. SA187 genome contains these proteins:
- a CDS encoding Hok/Gef family protein: MRRSYVYCLMVICITILVFVWMVRGTLCELHIKRGSTELTAYLAYEVETR, from the coding sequence ATGCGCAGGAGCTATGTGTATTGTCTGATGGTGATTTGTATCACCATTCTGGTTTTCGTCTGGATGGTGCGCGGCACGCTATGCGAGCTGCATATCAAAAGAGGAAGCACAGAGCTTACCGCGTATTTAGCCTACGAAGTTGAAACACGTTAA
- a CDS encoding MFS transporter encodes MTQPVQQSLDRAPAGETSVAARKLRKVLLATGVGHFVEWFDFGLYGTLAAIIGLQFFQAGDPAVALLSSFAVFGAGFIMRPLGGLYFGSLGDRVGRQKILATVILLTSGATFVMGLLPTYHQIGITATVLLVITRLVQGFAAGGESSGATTFLAEYAPDARRGYFTCWIDNFGFMAFVAGSGLVFLLTALLGEGAMNDWGWRIPFLIAGPLGWVGLYLRKHLEDSPEFLAMAKLGKKEAAPLRTAVKTAWGALLFCVGFVVIKAVGHWTLQTFMPSYLSTQMHFSKLDAYAITTIGLFGIAILVPFMGLLSDKYGRKPLMLAGCGGFILFSYPAMMVMANGNMLSAVLAMLMLGAFIAAFDGACSAAMAELFPTRIRYGGLSIAYNFAVAFFGGITPWFSVWLITSTGNPFSPAFYVMGAALITFLTVMRAKETAGLPLKR; translated from the coding sequence ATGACTCAGCCTGTTCAGCAGTCGCTTGACCGTGCACCAGCCGGGGAAACCAGCGTGGCGGCACGAAAATTACGCAAAGTCTTACTTGCCACCGGCGTCGGCCATTTTGTCGAGTGGTTTGATTTTGGGCTGTACGGTACGCTCGCGGCAATTATCGGCTTGCAGTTTTTCCAGGCCGGCGATCCCGCCGTGGCGCTGCTTTCTTCTTTTGCGGTATTCGGCGCGGGATTCATTATGCGTCCGCTGGGCGGGCTCTATTTCGGTTCGCTGGGCGATCGCGTCGGCAGACAAAAAATCCTCGCCACGGTGATTTTGCTCACCTCGGGCGCCACCTTTGTGATGGGGTTACTGCCCACTTATCATCAGATTGGTATTACCGCCACTGTGCTGCTGGTGATCACCCGTCTGGTGCAGGGCTTCGCCGCCGGGGGCGAAAGCTCTGGTGCCACCACCTTTCTGGCGGAATATGCGCCCGATGCCCGGCGCGGCTACTTTACCTGCTGGATCGACAACTTCGGCTTTATGGCCTTTGTCGCGGGTTCCGGGCTGGTGTTCCTGCTGACCGCGCTGTTGGGCGAAGGGGCGATGAACGACTGGGGCTGGCGGATCCCGTTTTTGATCGCCGGACCGCTGGGCTGGGTCGGGCTTTATCTGCGTAAGCATCTCGAAGACTCGCCGGAATTTCTGGCGATGGCAAAGCTCGGTAAAAAAGAAGCCGCGCCGCTGCGTACGGCGGTAAAAACCGCCTGGGGCGCGCTGCTGTTTTGCGTGGGCTTTGTGGTGATCAAGGCGGTAGGGCACTGGACGTTGCAGACCTTTATGCCGAGCTATCTGTCCACGCAGATGCATTTTTCAAAACTCGACGCTTACGCCATCACCACTATCGGGCTGTTTGGCATCGCCATACTGGTGCCTTTTATGGGGCTGCTGTCGGATAAATATGGGCGTAAACCGCTGATGCTGGCGGGCTGCGGCGGCTTCATCCTGTTCAGCTATCCGGCCATGATGGTGATGGCGAACGGCAATATGCTGTCGGCTGTGCTGGCAATGCTGATGCTGGGCGCGTTTATCGCTGCCTTCGACGGCGCATGCAGCGCGGCCATGGCCGAACTCTTCCCGACCCGCATTCGCTACGGCGGGCTCTCCATCGCCTATAACTTTGCCGTGGCCTTTTTCGGCGGCATCACCCCGTGGTTCTCGGTGTGGTTAATTACCTCTACCGGTAATCCATTCTCCCCGGCGTTCTATGTAATGGGCGCGGCGCTGATCACCTTCCTGACGGTGATGCGCGCGAAGGAAACGGCGGGGCTGCCGCTGAAGCGGTAA
- the cybB gene encoding cytochrome b561, translated as MRSTYSGWQIAIHWLVFLLVVTAYCAMEFRGFAPRSYRPYFNIVHVSCGISILVLMVTRLLLRLKTPSPAIVPKPRAMLTGMAHLGHLVIYLLFIALPVIGLLMMWFRGNNWIAFGIVMPHAAEADFDLVDMLKDYHVTLATLGYYVIGLHAAAALMHHYVWKDNTLLRMLPKKRR; from the coding sequence ATGCGCAGCACCTATTCAGGATGGCAGATTGCCATTCACTGGCTGGTTTTTTTATTGGTCGTCACTGCGTATTGCGCCATGGAATTTCGCGGCTTCGCGCCGCGCAGTTACCGACCTTACTTTAATATCGTCCATGTTTCCTGTGGCATCTCGATTCTGGTGCTGATGGTGACCCGTTTGCTGCTGCGCCTGAAAACGCCGTCACCGGCTATTGTGCCAAAGCCCAGAGCGATGCTGACCGGCATGGCGCATCTGGGACATCTGGTGATCTACCTGCTGTTTATCGCGCTGCCAGTCATCGGCCTGCTGATGATGTGGTTCCGCGGCAACAACTGGATCGCTTTCGGCATAGTGATGCCACACGCCGCCGAAGCGGATTTCGATCTGGTGGATATGCTCAAGGATTATCACGTCACGCTGGCGACCCTCGGCTATTATGTTATCGGCCTGCACGCCGCGGCGGCGCTGATGCATCACTATGTGTGGAAAGATAATACGCTGCTGCGTATGTTACCAAAAAAACGCCGCTGA
- a CDS encoding alpha/beta hydrolase, with translation MEEASSRATTFSVWPQGEAPGAQQSPVAFRTEEQHTGPSAFDRSVTGVRAPTITVYAPDNPNGIGILVTPGGSYRRVVLDKEGSALAPFFNARGYTLFVMTYRLPGDGHAEGADAPLADVQRAMRLLRARAAEWHLDADKLGVMGFSAGGHAAASLGIRYDEAVYAPVDDVDALNARPAFMALVYPVITMHADIDHPGSRFELIGDAPTEAQITHYSPEDRVGVNTPPTFLLHAVDDPAVKVENSVVMFSALRRLGIPVEMHLFEQGQHGFGIRDAQGLPVAVWPELMMAWIASKFPSSAG, from the coding sequence ATGGAAGAGGCGTCAAGCCGCGCCACGACCTTTTCCGTCTGGCCGCAGGGTGAAGCCCCCGGCGCACAGCAAAGCCCGGTGGCGTTTCGCACCGAAGAGCAGCATACCGGGCCGTCGGCTTTTGACCGTTCCGTTACCGGCGTGCGTGCGCCGACCATTACGGTCTATGCTCCGGATAACCCTAACGGCATCGGTATCCTGGTGACGCCGGGCGGCTCCTATCGCCGCGTGGTGCTGGATAAGGAAGGCAGCGCGCTGGCCCCGTTCTTTAATGCGCGCGGATACACGCTGTTTGTGATGACCTATCGCCTGCCGGGGGACGGCCACGCGGAAGGCGCGGATGCGCCGCTGGCAGACGTGCAACGGGCGATGCGCCTGCTGCGCGCCCGTGCGGCAGAGTGGCATCTGGATGCGGATAAACTCGGCGTGATGGGCTTTTCAGCGGGCGGACATGCCGCCGCCAGCCTTGGCATCCGCTATGACGAAGCGGTGTACGCGCCGGTGGATGACGTCGATGCGTTAAACGCCCGCCCGGCCTTTATGGCGCTGGTCTATCCGGTGATCACCATGCATGCGGATATTGATCATCCCGGCTCGCGTTTTGAGCTGATCGGCGATGCGCCGACGGAGGCGCAAATTACGCACTACTCCCCGGAAGATCGCGTCGGTGTGAATACGCCGCCGACGTTTTTGCTGCATGCGGTGGACGATCCGGCGGTAAAAGTGGAAAACAGCGTGGTGATGTTCAGCGCCCTGCGGCGGCTGGGGATCCCGGTGGAGATGCATCTGTTTGAACAGGGCCAGCACGGCTTTGGCATACGCGATGCGCAGGGACTGCCGGTTGCCGTGTGGCCGGAATTAATGATGGCGTGGATCGCGTCGAAATTCCCCTCATCTGCCGGATGA
- the aldA gene encoding aldehyde dehydrogenase — MTAPVQHPMYIDGQFVTWQGDAWIDVVNPSTEALLSRIPDGTAEDARKAIDAAERAQPAWEALPAIERAGWLRKISAGIRERASEISQLIVAEGGKIQQLADVEVAFTADYIDYMAEWARRYEGEILQSDRPGENIFVFKRALGVTTGILPWNFPFFLIARKLAPALITGNTIVIKPSEFTPNNAIAFAKIVDEIGLPRGVFNLVLGRGETVGQELAGNPKVAMVSMTGSVGAGEKIMAAAAKNITKVCLELGGKAPAIVMDDADLELAVKAIVDSRIINAGQVCNCAERVYVQKGIYDRFVNKLGEAMKAVQFGDPAQRNDIAMGPLINAAALTRVEEKVARAVEQGATVVLGGKAVEGNGYFYPPTLLVDVRQEMSIMHEETFGPVLPVVSFDTLDEALAMANDSEYGLTSSIYTANLNVAMKAVRGLKFGETYINRENFEAMQGFHAGWRKSGIGGADGRHGLNEYLQTQMVYLQS, encoded by the coding sequence ATGACAGCACCCGTACAACACCCTATGTATATCGATGGACAGTTTGTCACCTGGCAGGGGGACGCGTGGATTGACGTGGTCAACCCGTCCACAGAAGCGCTGTTATCGCGCATCCCGGACGGTACGGCGGAGGACGCCCGTAAGGCGATTGATGCCGCAGAGCGCGCGCAGCCCGCCTGGGAAGCGCTGCCTGCTATTGAACGTGCGGGCTGGTTACGCAAAATTTCCGCCGGGATCCGCGAGCGCGCCAGCGAAATCAGTCAGCTTATCGTCGCTGAAGGCGGCAAAATTCAGCAGCTGGCGGACGTCGAAGTGGCCTTTACCGCGGATTACATTGATTACATGGCAGAGTGGGCGCGGCGCTATGAAGGTGAGATCCTGCAAAGCGACCGTCCTGGCGAAAATATTTTCGTCTTTAAACGCGCGCTGGGCGTCACCACCGGTATTCTGCCGTGGAACTTCCCGTTCTTCCTTATCGCCCGCAAACTGGCCCCGGCGCTGATCACCGGCAACACCATTGTGATTAAACCCAGCGAATTCACGCCAAACAACGCCATCGCCTTTGCAAAAATTGTCGATGAGATCGGTCTGCCGCGCGGCGTCTTTAACCTGGTGCTCGGGCGCGGAGAAACTGTGGGACAGGAGCTGGCGGGCAACCCGAAAGTGGCGATGGTCAGCATGACCGGCAGCGTCGGCGCGGGCGAGAAGATCATGGCGGCAGCGGCGAAAAACATCACCAAAGTGTGCCTGGAGCTGGGCGGCAAGGCCCCGGCGATAGTGATGGACGATGCGGATCTGGAGCTGGCGGTGAAAGCCATTGTCGATTCACGCATCATCAACGCCGGGCAGGTATGTAACTGCGCCGAGCGCGTCTATGTGCAAAAAGGTATTTACGACCGCTTTGTTAACAAACTGGGCGAGGCGATGAAAGCGGTGCAGTTTGGCGATCCGGCGCAGCGTAACGATATCGCAATGGGGCCATTGATCAACGCCGCGGCACTGACCCGCGTGGAAGAAAAAGTCGCGCGCGCGGTTGAGCAGGGCGCCACCGTCGTGCTCGGCGGCAAAGCGGTGGAGGGCAACGGCTATTTTTACCCGCCGACGCTGTTGGTGGACGTGCGTCAGGAAATGAGCATCATGCACGAAGAGACCTTCGGTCCGGTGTTGCCGGTGGTGTCCTTTGATACCCTTGACGAGGCGCTGGCGATGGCCAATGACAGCGAATACGGGCTGACGTCTTCGATCTATACCGCCAACCTGAACGTGGCGATGAAAGCGGTGCGCGGCCTGAAGTTTGGCGAAACCTACATCAACCGCGAAAACTTCGAGGCGATGCAGGGTTTCCACGCGGGCTGGCGTAAATCGGGCATTGGCGGCGCCGACGGGCGCCACGGCCTGAATGAATATCTGCAAACCCAGATGGTGTATTTGCAGAGCTGA
- a CDS encoding YdcF family protein, with product MIITRFPTLPETTLAAVNTLGQWLAQNDFAGKPHPVQADAIILAGNAVIPTIDAACQLAARARAPLLISGGIGHSTPFLYAAIARHPRYNVIRTTGRSEAAIIGDIARQFWRIPAERILAEDKSTNCGENARLSCELLRAKLPTARRVLVVQDPTMQRRTMATFARVSAEQSPDIRFLSWPGVTPQLRNGQRGLSFTPREDGLWAADRYLSLILGEVPRLRDDEQGYGPRGRNFIAHVDFPASVETAWRTLQTDDTLNAALRDRALR from the coding sequence ATGATCATTACCCGCTTTCCCACTTTGCCGGAAACCACGCTGGCGGCGGTCAATACGCTCGGGCAGTGGCTGGCGCAAAATGATTTTGCCGGCAAGCCGCATCCGGTGCAGGCCGACGCTATTATTCTGGCAGGGAACGCCGTGATCCCGACCATAGACGCGGCCTGCCAGCTCGCCGCCCGCGCCAGAGCGCCCTTGTTGATCAGCGGCGGTATTGGTCATTCCACGCCGTTTTTGTATGCCGCTATCGCCCGCCATCCGCGTTATAACGTCATCCGCACCACCGGACGTTCAGAGGCGGCCATCATTGGCGATATTGCACGGCAGTTCTGGCGCATTCCCGCTGAACGTATTCTTGCGGAAGATAAGTCCACAAACTGCGGTGAAAACGCGCGACTGTCCTGCGAATTGCTGCGCGCAAAGCTACCGACGGCGCGCAGGGTGCTGGTGGTGCAGGATCCGACCATGCAGCGGCGCACCATGGCGACCTTCGCCCGCGTCAGCGCAGAGCAGTCGCCGGACATTCGTTTCCTGAGCTGGCCGGGCGTGACGCCGCAGTTGCGTAACGGACAGCGCGGGCTGAGCTTTACGCCGCGCGAAGACGGCCTGTGGGCGGCGGATCGCTATCTGTCGCTGATCCTCGGCGAGGTTCCGCGTCTGCGGGATGACGAGCAGGGGTACGGCCCGCGGGGGCGCAACTTTATCGCCCACGTCGATTTTCCCGCCAGCGTGGAAACCGCCTGGCGCACCTTACAGACGGATGACACCCTGAACGCCGCCCTGCGGGATCGGGCATTACGATAA
- a CDS encoding MFS transporter, with amino-acid sequence MRLPKSDPYQPREWAPHEKPMLLGSPSTPFHSTPRRIAYGIVGLLVCLTGALGNAMVTANLQNLQGSFAAWSNEIAWLPTVYVMTNVSINLLLVKFRQQFGLRAFTEGFLVLYVLVTFFHLFVNDLNSALMVRAAHGMVAAALSSLGIYYQIQAWPAKHRLKALTIGITGSSLAIPIARLFSTELLQIDEWRGLYLFELGLALISLAGVILLKLPPGDRKKVFEKKDFITFMLFAPGMALLCAVLSLGRIDWWFEAPWIGWALAGSLVLIVSAIVFEHNRSNPLLNTRWLSSGSIVRLGLIMVLIRIVLAEQNTGAIGWLQYVGLQNEQMTHLAWSILAGIVCGIVTSCLTIKPQRLAWPIVTSLVLMIIAALLDSQSNSLTRPDQLLVSQFLLGFGSAFFLAPAMLAAIGGVVAEPRNLVSFSVLFGISQNLGGLLGSAILGTFQVWREKYHSSVLAEQLTTLNPLVNDRIQLYSQMYRSQIDDSTLLNVQAINQLQTASALQANILAYNDTYLLTATIAACTLLWILWRLLRLRITAHLALKRAMQQKA; translated from the coding sequence ATGCGTTTGCCCAAAAGCGATCCGTACCAGCCAAGAGAGTGGGCACCGCATGAAAAGCCCATGCTTTTAGGGTCGCCATCGACCCCCTTTCACAGCACGCCCAGGCGCATCGCCTATGGCATTGTCGGGCTACTGGTGTGCCTGACCGGCGCGCTTGGCAACGCCATGGTAACCGCCAACCTGCAAAATTTGCAGGGCTCGTTTGCCGCCTGGTCTAACGAAATCGCCTGGCTGCCGACCGTCTATGTGATGACCAACGTCTCCATTAACCTGCTGCTGGTTAAATTCCGTCAGCAGTTCGGCCTGCGCGCTTTTACCGAAGGTTTTCTGGTGCTGTACGTGCTGGTGACCTTTTTTCACCTGTTCGTCAACGATCTCAACTCTGCCCTGATGGTGCGCGCCGCGCACGGTATGGTGGCGGCGGCCTTGAGTTCGTTGGGCATTTATTATCAGATTCAGGCCTGGCCTGCGAAACATCGGTTAAAAGCGCTCACTATCGGCATTACCGGTTCGTCGCTGGCTATCCCCATCGCCCGCCTGTTCTCCACTGAACTGCTGCAAATCGACGAATGGCGCGGGCTTTACCTGTTTGAACTCGGGCTGGCACTGATCTCGCTTGCCGGAGTGATCCTCCTCAAGCTGCCGCCGGGGGATCGAAAAAAGGTGTTCGAGAAAAAAGATTTCATCACCTTTATGCTGTTTGCCCCGGGTATGGCGCTGCTGTGTGCGGTGCTGTCGCTGGGGAGAATTGACTGGTGGTTTGAAGCGCCGTGGATCGGCTGGGCGCTGGCCGGCTCGCTGGTGCTGATCGTCAGCGCCATTGTCTTTGAGCACAACCGCAGCAACCCGTTGCTCAATACCCGCTGGTTATCCAGCGGCAGTATTGTGCGCCTCGGGCTGATTATGGTGCTCATTCGTATTGTGCTGGCGGAACAGAACACCGGCGCCATCGGCTGGCTGCAATATGTCGGGTTGCAAAATGAACAAATGACGCACCTGGCGTGGTCTATTCTTGCCGGGATTGTCTGCGGCATCGTCACCAGTTGCCTGACCATCAAACCGCAACGGCTGGCCTGGCCGATTGTCACCTCGCTGGTGTTGATGATCATCGCTGCTCTGCTCGACAGTCAGTCAAACAGCCTGACACGCCCGGACCAGTTACTGGTCAGCCAGTTTCTGCTCGGCTTTGGCAGCGCCTTTTTCCTCGCCCCTGCCATGCTTGCCGCCATCGGCGGCGTGGTGGCGGAACCGCGCAACCTGGTGAGTTTTTCCGTGCTCTTCGGGATAAGCCAGAACCTCGGCGGCCTGCTCGGTTCGGCGATCCTTGGCACCTTTCAGGTGTGGCGGGAAAAATATCACTCCAGTGTGCTCGCCGAACAACTCACCACGCTTAATCCGCTGGTGAACGATCGGATCCAGCTCTACAGTCAGATGTACCGCAGCCAGATCGACGACAGCACCCTGCTGAACGTGCAGGCGATCAATCAGTTACAGACCGCCAGCGCGTTGCAGGCGAATATTCTGGCCTATAACGATACCTATCTGCTCACGGCGACCATCGCGGCCTGCACCCTGCTGTGGATCCTGTGGCGGTTACTGCGATTGCGCATTACGGCTCATCTGGCCCTGAAGCGGGCCATGCAGCAAAAAGCATAA
- a CDS encoding HlyD family secretion protein, translating to MSQQDAAKEQANTRSNLRVVSIFAAAAIGIVGVLVILYAWQLPPFTRHTQFTDNAYVRGQTTFISPQVNGYITDVKVQDFAIVKRGDLLMQIDDRIYTQRVHQAQAQLAMKIAALNNNLQQRKSAEAVIKRNEAALQNARAQSLKSQADLKRVKELASDGSLSVRERDAALASAAQGSADIDQARATLEMSRQDLQTVIVNRASLEADVENARAALELAQIDLQNTRIVAPRDGQLGQIAVRLGAYVTAGTHLTSLVPPQHWIIANVKETQLASIRLGQPVHITVDALNDEAFSGRVQSISPATGVEFSAVTPDNATGNFVKIAQRIPVRIEIDGKPEQLQRLRPGMSVQVNIDTREAE from the coding sequence ATGAGTCAGCAGGACGCCGCCAAAGAGCAGGCCAACACGCGCAGCAATTTGCGTGTGGTTTCTATTTTTGCCGCTGCAGCGATAGGTATTGTGGGCGTACTGGTGATCCTCTACGCCTGGCAACTTCCCCCTTTTACCCGTCACACCCAGTTTACGGATAACGCCTACGTACGCGGGCAGACGACCTTTATCAGCCCGCAGGTCAACGGCTATATCACCGACGTTAAGGTGCAGGATTTCGCCATCGTGAAACGGGGCGATCTGCTGATGCAGATTGACGACCGCATCTATACCCAGCGCGTACATCAGGCGCAGGCCCAGCTGGCGATGAAAATTGCCGCGCTGAACAATAATCTGCAACAACGCAAAAGCGCCGAGGCGGTGATCAAGCGTAATGAAGCAGCGCTGCAAAATGCCCGCGCCCAGAGCCTGAAAAGCCAGGCGGATCTGAAGCGCGTGAAAGAGCTGGCCTCTGATGGTTCGCTCTCCGTACGTGAGCGCGATGCCGCCCTTGCCAGCGCAGCGCAGGGCAGCGCCGATATCGATCAGGCACGCGCCACCCTTGAGATGTCGCGCCAGGATCTGCAAACGGTGATCGTCAATCGCGCCTCGCTGGAAGCGGATGTGGAAAATGCCCGCGCCGCGCTTGAACTGGCGCAGATCGACCTGCAAAACACGCGCATCGTCGCGCCGCGCGACGGACAGCTCGGGCAGATTGCAGTGCGTCTGGGAGCCTACGTTACCGCCGGGACGCACCTGACCTCGCTGGTGCCGCCGCAGCACTGGATTATCGCCAACGTGAAAGAGACGCAGCTGGCGTCGATCCGTCTGGGCCAGCCGGTGCACATCACCGTTGACGCCCTTAACGACGAGGCCTTCAGCGGACGGGTGCAGAGCATTTCCCCGGCTACCGGCGTTGAATTCAGCGCCGTCACGCCGGATAACGCCACTGGCAACTTTGTGAAGATCGCCCAGCGTATTCCGGTGCGCATTGAGATCGACGGTAAACCGGAACAGCTACAGCGCCTGCGTCCGGGGATGTCGGTGCAGGTGAATATTGATACCCGGGAGGCAGAATAA
- a CDS encoding efflux transporter outer membrane subunit, producing MTFRPVWLALTLALAGCQSVDVAPARHSLTIPAEWRTAVGPQSPVEGVWWRNFHDSQMNRYVEQALRQNNDILIARERINEYQARIYAAEGDLFPTLDANLGGTRARSQSAATGQPVHSTLYKGGLTANYDVDLWGANRSATEAARASLAAQKAAAAAADLTVASQVASGYITLLSLDEQLRVTQSTLAAREEAYNLAKRQFETGYSSRLELMQSDSERRATRAQIPQLQHQISEQENALSLLAGGNPGPVPRGAFDRLTPLPVPAQLPSTLLNRRPDIVQAQQALIAADASLAASQARLLPSISLTAGGTWQADTLPGLLDNPLRLWNVGGSILAPLLNRQALNAQVDVSMSQRNQALYSYENTVRNAFKEVNDSLDAIARLQEQLVELQEQATVAEEALRIAHNRYRNGYASYLDELDAQRTLYSAQTSVVQVKNNLLLAQVDLYRALGGGWTGVR from the coding sequence ATGACCTTCCGTCCTGTCTGGCTGGCGCTGACATTAGCGCTGGCGGGCTGTCAGTCTGTTGACGTTGCCCCTGCCCGTCATTCATTAACCATTCCCGCGGAATGGCGCACCGCCGTGGGTCCGCAAAGCCCGGTCGAGGGCGTATGGTGGCGTAATTTCCATGACAGTCAAATGAACCGTTATGTGGAACAGGCGCTGCGCCAGAACAACGATATTCTGATCGCCCGCGAGCGGATCAATGAATATCAGGCGCGCATTTATGCCGCGGAAGGCGATCTGTTCCCGACGCTGGATGCTAACCTTGGCGGCACGCGGGCGCGTTCCCAGTCTGCCGCCACCGGCCAGCCGGTACACAGTACGCTCTACAAAGGCGGACTGACGGCGAATTACGACGTGGATCTGTGGGGGGCGAACCGCAGCGCCACGGAAGCGGCGCGGGCATCGCTGGCGGCGCAGAAAGCCGCGGCGGCGGCGGCCGATCTGACTGTCGCATCGCAGGTGGCCTCCGGCTATATCACGCTGCTGTCGCTGGATGAACAGCTGCGCGTTACGCAGTCGACGCTGGCGGCGCGGGAAGAAGCTTATAACCTCGCTAAACGGCAGTTTGAAACGGGCTACAGCTCGCGGCTGGAGCTGATGCAGTCGGACTCGGAACGTCGCGCCACCCGCGCGCAGATCCCGCAGTTGCAGCACCAGATTAGCGAGCAGGAAAACGCCCTCAGCCTGCTGGCTGGCGGCAATCCCGGCCCGGTGCCGCGCGGAGCCTTTGACCGGTTAACGCCGTTGCCGGTGCCTGCGCAGTTGCCCTCTACGCTCTTAAATCGTCGCCCGGATATTGTGCAGGCACAGCAGGCATTGATCGCTGCCGATGCCTCGCTGGCGGCGTCACAGGCCCGGCTGTTGCCGTCGATCAGTCTGACGGCGGGCGGCACCTGGCAGGCGGATACCCTGCCAGGATTGCTGGATAATCCTCTGCGCTTGTGGAACGTCGGCGGCAGTATTCTTGCGCCACTGCTTAACCGTCAGGCGCTGAACGCGCAGGTAGATGTGTCGATGTCCCAGCGCAATCAGGCGCTGTACAGCTATGAAAATACGGTGCGCAATGCGTTCAAAGAGGTGAACGACAGCCTGGATGCTATTGCGCGCTTGCAGGAACAGTTAGTCGAGTTGCAGGAGCAGGCGACGGTGGCGGAAGAGGCGCTGCGGATCGCCCATAACCGTTACCGGAATGGCTATGCTTCGTATCTTGATGAGCTGGATGCGCAACGCACGCTCTATTCGGCGCAGACCAGCGTGGTGCAGGTGAAGAATAATTTGCTGCTGGCACAGGTGGATTTGTACCGGGCGCTTGGCGGCGGGTGGACCGGAGTGCGGTGA